Below is a genomic region from Billgrantia tianxiuensis.
AAGGGCACTGTCTCGCTGGTTGACCTCGACGGACTGCCGTTCATCTGGCGCCACCCTTGCGCCGCCATGCAGGAGCTGGCCACGGCGCTCAGCGATGCCGGCGTGCGCTGCCAGGTGCGAGCGCGCCTGCGCACCATCGAATATACCCTGGGGCTGGTGGCGGCCGGGGTCGGTGCCTCGCTGGTGCCAGCCTGGCCTGAGATCCTCGCTCACCCGGACGTGCAGAGCCGCCCCCTTGCCGAGCTCGATATTCGCCAGACCATCGGCGTCGCCTACCCCGCACGCCAGGCGATGCCGGCACTGGCCCCGCTGCTTCAGCTCGGTAGAGCGGCGTGGGAAGCTCGCGAGCGCAGTTGATCGAGCACATGCAGCCCCGCTGACAGGGCGCTCTGCATAGGCTCGCCCTCTTGGTAGAAGGCCAGCAGCGCAGCGCGGAAAGCGGCAGCCCGGCGCGGCAGCCCCTCCTGCTCATAGCGGGCCGCACGTTGCGCAACGCGGTCATGGAAGGCCTCACGGTCGACCTCGACCTCACCGCCCAGGTTGTCGACGCTGACATGAAAGCGCAGCCCGCAAGCTCGGGAGAAGAGCATTTCCAGTGCTTGAGGCGCCACTTCGGCCTGCTCGAACCGGCGTTGCTGCTCTGCGTTGCGGCCGTCGGGCAGGTACCAGTAGCCGTAATCCACCAGCAGACGCCGCTGTTCACCGGCAATGCACCAATGACTGATCTCGTGCAAGGCGCTCGAATAGAAGCCTCGCGCGAAGATCACCCGATGCCAGGGAACGACCTCATCGGCGGGCAGGTAGAGCGGCTCATCCCCGCCGCGCATCAGGCGGGTATTGAAATGCGGTTGGAATAGGCCGTTGAACAAGACGATCACGTCATCGAGGCGATGCGTCACGGGTTCTCCATGCATGACGAATGGCCCGCCAGTATAGGCGAGTCGTTTGCGCAGCGAAATTCACCGGAAATTGCTAACATATTCGGTTTCCTTGGCATGTGGCCAAGGCCCTGACATGCATGGAGCATCCCCTTGGCAACGTTCTTCACCGACCTGCTGAGCGTCAGCCGCACGGAAACGCGGCCCCTGCTGCGGCTGACCCTGCCGATCTGCGGCGCCCAACTGGCCCAAGCCGGCATGAGCGTCACCGACGTGATGATGACGGGCCGTGTCAGCGCCACCGACCTGGCGGCCGTTTCCGTCGGCTCCAGCCTGTGGCTGCCATTGATGCTGTTCATGACCGGTACGCTGATGGGGCTGACGCCCATCGTCGCCCATCTACTAGGAGGTGGTGCCACCGAGCGTATCCGTCCCAACGTTCACCAAGCGCTGTGGGTCGCCCTGGCCATGGGAGTGCTGGCAGCACTGCTGCTATGGTTCACGGTCACGCCGATCTTCCGCCTGATGGACGTTCCCCCGAGGTCGCTCGACGCTCGGCGGCCTACCTCTCCGCCGTCGCCTTGGGCATGCCGGGTGTCGCACTGTTCCAGGCCCTGCGCGCCTTCTCCGACGGCATGAACCATACCCGCCCCTCTCTGTGGATCAGCCTGGTGGGCCTCGGCGTGAACATTCCCAGCAACTTCGTGCTGATCTACGGCGGTGAGGGGCTCACTGGATTATTCGGCACCTGGTTGCCAGCATGGCTGCAGGAGCTACCAGCTCTGGGTGCGCTGGGCTGCGGCATCGCCACCGCTCTTTCCATGTGGGTCATGTGCCTGGCCATGATCCTCTATACCCGTCGTTCGCGAGCCTACGGCAGCGTCTCGCTGTGGCACTCGCCCACGCCTCCGCGCTGGAAGCTGATCGGCGAACTGCTCTATGTAGGCGTACCCATCGGCGTGGCGATCTTCGTCGAGGTCACGCTCTTCACGCTGATCTCGCTGTTCATCGCCAGCCTGGGTGAAGTGACGGTAGCGGCGCATCAGGTCGCCCTGAACTACACCTCGATCCTGTTCATGCTGCCGCTGGCCCTTAGCATGGCACTGACCGTCAGGGTCGGTAACACACTCGGGCAGAGCAAGCCCGAGCGGGCGCGCTTGGTGGCCTGGAACGGCGTGCTGGTGTCGGTGCTGATCGCCCTGCTCAACAGCACACTGCTGTGGTTCACGGCAGAGCCGGTCATGGCCCTCTACACTCACGATACGGCCGTGCAGCGCCTGGCCCTGTCACTGGTTCTGCTGGCCATGCTCTACCAAGTGTCCGATTCGCTCCAGGTCAACCTGGCTGGCGCCCTACGCGGCTACAAGGATACCCGGATCATCATGGTGATCACCCTGTTCGCTTATTGGGCAGTGGGACTGGGCGGCGGCCACTGGCTGGGCACCCGAGGACTGGCAGACTGGGGCGGACCGCTGGGAGTGCATGGCTATTGGATTGGCCTGATCGCCGGACTCACCGTGGCGGCAATCCTGCTCGGCGTACGTCTGCGGCGCAAGGCCAGGGGAGTCGCGAATGGCAGGCTGGACATTCCGCAGGATTGAAACGAGAGGCTGCCTCGTCTGCGTGCTCACTCTCTTGCTGTTGAGCGGTTGTGGCGGAGAGGGCGAAGGTGCGGCCAGGCTGGCGGAATACCAACAGGCGCTGGCAGAGGCGCTGAAGCAGCCACTACCGGAAAGGGCCGCTCCGCCCAATATCGGCGCCCTTCCGACCGTGCCGAGCGCCTCCATGACATCGGAGAAACCCGCGAGAGCATGCTCGATATCTATGCCCTGCGCGAGTGCCAGATCACTTCCCTCGTCGCCGCCCGCAACAACCAGCTCGGTCGCGTGGCGCCACCCAGCCAGCAATGGATCTACGAGCTCGAGCTCTGGCGCCGACTGCACGCCTGCTGGCACAGTGACGTGCCGGATGAGTTGGGCGAAACCGACCGCAACCGCCTCGAGCGGCTGACACGCACCAAGACTGAGCAGTTGCCCCTGGTGAGCTGGAACAGCCTGTTCGATTCCGAAGAGTGGATCCGCAGCTTCTCTCGTGCGAGCTCACCCCTGGCACCTGACGACACCCGTGGGATCGAGGCTCAATTCGAAGCCATGGCCTGGCTGCACCAGGCCACACTCAATCAGTTCAATCCGGCATGGAGCCATGCATCCTCCACGCTGGAGAACCACTTGAAGTCCCTGCGCAGCCGCCCACTGACGGCCGAACTACTGCGTGCGTTGCTGCTCGCCGAGCAGCGCTTGGGGGAAGCAACCGAGCTTTTGGTCAACAGCCTCGCTCACAACGATACCTGTCGCGCACTCGAAGCATCACCCCAGGAATTGCACCAGCGGTTGACCGACACCCCGGCATACGAGTGGCTGGAACAGCTCGAGACACTGGCTACCCGCTGGCTAGCTGCGATGGACGAGCTGTTCGAGAGCCACGTCTCTCCTCCCGCTGCGGTTGACGAGTATCGTCAGCGCTGGCTCTCACTGGAAAATCCGGACGCTCCCTTGCCCGCCCTG
It encodes:
- a CDS encoding DUF3080 family protein, with the translated sequence MWRRGRRCGQAGGIPTGAGRGAEAATTGKGRSAQYRRPSDRAERLHDIGETRESMLDIYALRECQITSLVAARNNQLGRVAPPSQQWIYELELWRRLHACWHSDVPDELGETDRNRLERLTRTKTEQLPLVSWNSLFDSEEWIRSFSRASSPLAPDDTRGIEAQFEAMAWLHQATLNQFNPAWSHASSTLENHLKSLRSRPLTAELLRALLLAEQRLGEATELLVNSLAHNDTCRALEASPQELHQRLTDTPAYEWLEQLETLATRWLAAMDELFESHVSPPAAVDEYRQRWLSLENPDAPLPALRQARRDHRQHWHALAERCS
- a CDS encoding elongation factor P hydroxylase, translated to MTHRLDDVIVLFNGLFQPHFNTRLMRGGDEPLYLPADEVVPWHRVIFARGFYSSALHEISHWCIAGEQRRLLVDYGYWYLPDGRNAEQQRRFEQAEVAPQALEMLFSRACGLRFHVSVDNLGGEVEVDREAFHDRVAQRAARYEQEGLPRRAAAFRAALLAFYQEGEPMQSALSAGLHVLDQLRSRASHAALPS